The DNA segment CTGGTTTAGCATTCCGGGCTGTAGAAGCTGATTCTGGGGCGATTGGGGGTTCTGGTTCTACAGAATTTATGGTATTAGCGGATGCAGGAGAAGATGAAGTTCTCTACACTGAAGATGGCAAATATGCCGCTAACGTAGAAAAAGCCGTTTCTTTACCAGTTGATGCGGAAGTTTCACCATTTACAAGTTATGAAAAACGGGAAACACCAGGAACAGAAACCATAGAAAAAGTTTGTAATTTTCTCAAATGTTCTCCTACGCAAATTGTCAAAAATGTTCTTTATCAAACAGTTTATGATAATGGCATGACGGTTTTGGTATTGGTGAATATTCGAGGTGACCAGGAAGTTAATGAAGTCAAGTTGCAGAATGAATTGACCAAATTAGCGGTTAATTATAGTGCTAAAGCTATTATTTCTTTGGATGTACCCAATGCCGAAATGCAGCAAACATGGGCAGCTAAATCTTTACCTTTAGGTTATATTGCGCCTGATATTGAAGATGAATATATTACTGCTAATAAACAGTTGCATTCCCAGTTTCTGCGGTTAGTGGATAAAACAGCCGTTGATTTAGAAAACTTTGTTACCGGTGCAAATGAGACTGGCTATCACGTAGTTGGGGCGAATTGGAATCAGCAATTTAAACTACCAAGCTTAAAAGTAGATATACGCAAGGCTAAACCAGGCGATCGCGCGGTTCATAACCCTGAGCAAACCTTGCAAACAGCTAGAGGAATTGAAGTAGGGCATATTTTCCAACTGGGGACAAAATACTCCCAAGCCATGAGCGCAACGTATACAAACGAACAAGGAGAAGAAAATCCTTTATTCATGGGTTGCTATGGACTAGGTGTATCCAGGTTAGCACAATCGGCTGTAGAGCAATCTTATGATAAAGATGGGATTATTTGGCCAGTTGCGATCGCACCTTATCACGCGATCGTGACAATTCCCAACATTAAAGATGCTCAACAAGTCGAAATTGCCCAAAAACTTTACACTGAACTGAATAAAGCAGGTGTAGAAACATTACTTGATGACCGAGACGAACGCGCCGGGGTAAAATTCAAAGATGCCGATTTAATTGGTATACCTTACAGAATAGTTACAGGTCGAGCTATTAACAATGGCAAAGTTGAAATAGTAAAACGCGCCACCCGTGAAACTCAAGAAATAGCCATTGAGGAAGTTGTAAATACACTCCAACAGTGGATTAAATCAGCGCTAGAAGCATAACATACATCTCTTGTGGGGCAGGCATACTTCGACAAGCTCAGTACAAGTCTTGCCTGCCCTTGATACCAAAATGGCTAAAGACAAATTTCACGATGCTGTCAAAAACGCCTTAATTAAAGAAGGTTGGACGATAACAAATGATCCCTTATTCATTTTATTTGGGGGAGTAGATTTATATGTAGACTTGGGAGCAGAAAAAATGCTTGCAGCCCAAAAAGATAATCAAAAAATAGCAGTTGAGATAAAAAGCTTTCTTGGTGATTCTACAATATCTGAATTTCACCAAGCGCTTGGACAATTGCTAAATTATCGTTTAATTTTACGGCGAAAGGAACCAGAGAGAGTTTTATATTTAGCAGTTCCTCTTGATATTTACGAAAGTTTTTTTAAGCTAGAATTTACACAAATTGCTATTACAGATTATCAGTTAAAAATTATTGTTTATAATATTGAGCAGGAGGTAATAAGTCAATGGATAAATTAGAAAAATATCGTAATTATATTGAAAATATACTAAAAGAATACAGTCAATATAAACCCTCTTATGGAGATGTAGAATTACAGTTAGTTATTGATAGAGAAAATAACCATTATCAGTTAATGACTGTAGGTTGGGATAGTGAAAAGCGCATTTACGGGATTATGCTACATATCGATATTAAAGACGGGAAAATTTGGATACAACATAATGGAACTGAGAGAAGAATTGCTCAAGATTTATTAGATTTAGGTGTACCCAAACAAGATATTGTGTTAGCCTTTCACTCACCAACGAGAAGAAAGTATACTGATTTTGCTGTAAGTTAAAGTTTTATACTAAAATTACGTAGGTTTAATTACTTTCCAACACCTATGAGTCAATGTCTCAACCCAAATTGTCCATATCAAAATCCATGTTTTCTTTCTTTTCAAATTCAATTTGATTTTTATTATAAGAATCATTAAGCTCTGTTAATAAGCTATACTCTTCAAATAGCTTTTCGATTCTTTCCAGTGTTATATTCATAGTTAGAGACTCATAATGGTCACTGTTTATTCTGTCTCCATGCTCATTGAAAATATACCGCTTATCAATGTGTACTTTCATTTGGCTGTATAAATTTTGGACTATTTTTTTATAAGCATTAAATTTTTCATCATCCTGAAGTATTTCTCTACTAAGAAGCATAATATCTAATTTTGTGTTGATAATTAGTTCTTCAATACTTAGCCTTACATATGTTTTGGATTGTTCATTTTTTCTTTCACGTTGTTTGTCATAACCTAGGCTTACATATGTTTTGGATTGTTCATCTTGTTCTTCACGTTGTTTGTCATATAATCGTGGCATTTGATCAAGTAGAGAAATTAAAGCTATATAAGATTTAGAAATTATATCTATATGTTTGCTTGTCAATATTCCAACTTGTTTAAGAGCTGATTCATATATATAATTATTTTTAATTTGATTAACTTGATTATAAATTTTATTCATTTGTGATTTAGTTAAAACTTCGTTTAGATATTTCAGTATTTCTTCTAAATTATGTAAGTGATTTTCCATACTTGCAATAATTATTCTTGTTACCTTCTTTTGTTCCTGATTTTTTTTGAAACTTTCTAAAAATCTATTGGCAACATATATACTTATTACTGATCCGCTAGTTATTATGATTTGTGCAATTATTTGATTTGTGTTTTCCATATTAAATTTTGTTATAAAAATCCTAAAAATATATGTAGATAAAAACGGGCAAATCAAAAAAAGTAATGAAGGTAAAACGATGGGTCTATTACTAAACCATTGAACTATTATTTTAAATATGTCAATATTAGAGTTTATTTTGATAGCCTGCCAAATTAGCCATAAACCTATCAGACTTGTTAAAAATAAACTCCAAATGAGTTCTGAGGTTAAATTCATGTAATGCTTAGAACCTTTAAGCGAATTAGTTAAAATTGTATCACTCAGGCTTTAATCTTCTATTCCAGCATCCCGTAATCGTTTTTCCAACTCTTGTAAACGTTGCAAAGCAGCTTCCTTTTCTCGCCTTTCTTGTTCTACCAACTCAAACCCCCACAATAATAAATTCCCCTGTTTATCCCACCACCTCAACCAGTAACCTTCACGATTTTCTCGTTTTCCTGACCACATACCAATAAATAATTCCATTTCCTCCAACCAATAACGGTTATTCTCGTCAGGGGAACGTAACTCATATTTCCCCGACTCGTGTAAACGATGCACCTCTAAAACACCGTTGTCAGGTTCAAAAATTAGGTAATTGGGAACCTGCAAAACTTGTTCGTAAAAAAACCATTTCCCAGGAGGATAAGTCAGTTTATTAGAATATTCACTACCATCAGTATCTGAGAGAAATTCCATCACCACAACGGGAATTTCCCCCTGTTTATGAGGGGTATAGCTACGTTTTATTTGCTGTCTAGGTACAGTAATTCGTGGCACGTAAGCCCAATCAGGTGCTTTCACCACAATTTTGTCATTTACTGTGGCACAGATGCCATAATTGGTTGTAGCGAGGGCGTGTTCTGGAAGTTTTCCCGCCAGTTGTAGGCTTTCAGTCAGTGCAGCTGCTAGAGATGGTTGATTGACATTATCCACAGGTTGATCATCTAGAATGAAATCTTCGGGTAAAATTTCCCAGGTAATCTTGTGGGTCGAAGCAGTGACAATCATAGCAACCACAAATGAGGGATTAATTATTAATATAATATAATTTTTTAATGGGTAGTTTGTGTTAACCTTAATAAACACAACGCAGAATTTCAAATTATTTCAATATCTAGATTTGATCACTGAAATCTAGAACTTGAGAAGATTTAAGTATAAATTTATGTAAATATTTTCCTGCCATTTTCAGGAAACTGCCATTGAGAATTTGATTATATACAAGAGAAAGCAGAAGTACATAGAAGCTTAGATACTTCATACCTGTGGATATTTAATTTCACCAATATTGAGGATGCAGTGTCTGAAATATTTTATTGTCATCCTTGTTAGTATCCGTATTTCAAGAAACGATTATATTTAAATCAAGGTTTAGGTGACGGACTAGAACTGTCAACCTAAAATTAAAGATGAAATAAAGTTAATATGGGTGCAGGATGACAAATCGCTGAAATAGCCTAACCCAGAGGATTCCTAATCTTAAACCCCAATTTGGGATGAAAACAGGCAAAATATCAAGTCAGCAGAATTTTCATAAATCAAAACATCTTTAGATTTTAAGAAACTCCCCACGCCTCCATATCGTCTTTAAGCAGGCTGCTTCTCTGAAACACACTATATTAGCTTCTGTCAGGAAGGTTTTAAACATGAACGACCAACAAGGATCTAACCGTATTTCTTCAGGTGTAATTGCAGCAGTCTCAGCAGCAGTTGTAGCGGTGGGTGGTGGTGTAGCTTGGCTTGCTTCCAACCAGTCTCCGACACCAACCAACCCATCTCAAATCATTACACAGCCTAAGCCACCAGCAATTACGCAGCCAGCGCAAGAGCAAAGGCCTAGTGTTTATTGGCTAAAACCAAACGCCACAAGTTTCGATTTGGTTCCCCAGCCAGTTGAAGTAGCTGCTACACAACCCAACCAAGTCTTAGAAAGTGCTTTTCAAGCTTTATTAGACGGACCAACAGAAGGTACGGATTCTACAACCATTCCCCAAGGAACCAAATTGTTAGGGCTGAAGAGGGAAAATGATGAGGTTCACGTTAATTTATCTGATAATTTCACAACGGGTGGCGGTAGTGCCTCAATGATTGGTCGCATCGGACAAGTTGTTTATACTGCTACAACACTAGATCCAAACGCTAAAGTGTACATAGAGGTAGAAGGGGAACAGTTGGATGTTTTAGGTGGCGAAGGTGTGGAATTGCAACAGCCATTGACTCGTGAAAGCTTTGAGCAAAATTATCCGCTTTAGTTTAGTCAACAGTTATCAGCTATCAGTTATCAGTTATCAGTCTAGGCACTGGTTACCGTTCACTGATAACTGACAGCAGACTCAACTTTTGGCATTCACCATTCTAGCCTTGTGGCTAGGTAATGATCGCCTCCGGTGGGGCGTAGCCCATCGCACACCCGATTAAACAATTCCAGAATCATAAGACTTTCTACCCGGTAGTAAGCGCAAGTACCTTCACTGCGGCGGCTAAGGATTCCAACTTGCCACATTACCTTCAGGTGTTGGGAAACATTTGCCTTTAAATGACTCACTTGATATATCAATTAATCTTAATCAGGGTTAATTCTCATCAAAGCTTGGCCATATTCCACAGGTTCGCCATTTTGCCGGAGAATTTCCATGATTTGCCCGGATACCTCAGCCTCAATTTCATTCATCAGCTTCATAGCTTCAATGATACAAACTGTTTGACCAACACGGACGCGATCGCCTACTTTCACAAAAGGTGGTTCACCTGGTGCAGGAGCGCTATAATAAGTCCCTACCATCGGGGAAGGTACTTCTACTAATCTCTTATCAATGGTTGATGGGGGATTTGCTGACAACTGCACACTAGAAGTAGTTACAGCACTTTCCAAGACGCGACTTGTTCCCACCTCCACGATTTGATTTGGCGCTGCGGGGGTTTCTCGTGAACTCGATTTACGTACCGTTAGTTCAAAGTCATCGCTTTTGAGCGTTACTTCAGCAATATCTGTTTGGGCGATAGTTGCCAGTAGTTGGCGGATTTCATTAAATTCCAATGGCACAGTTTTTATTACCTCGACCTAACCGTAAATCAAAATTTTAAGTTTGGCAGGGATTTAATCCCTGTATTAGGGATTGAAATCAGAATTGCTTCTGGAAACAGAGCAAACTTATTCCCTGCCTAGATATTTATCTTCACGAGTATCAATTTTGATACGTTCGCCTTGAGCGACAAACAATGGAACCATCACAGTTGCTCCTGTTTCCAGAGTAGCTGGTTTAGTTCCACCTGTAGCCGTATCACCTTTGATACCCGGATCTGTTTGGACAATTTCCAAAACTACAGAGTTGGGTAGTTCCACTTCTAACACTTGCTCACCCCAACGAATCACATTAACTTCCATACCTTCCTTAAGGTATTTTACGCGATCGCCAATTTGCTCCACGGTTAATCTGCTTTCTTCGTAGGTTTCCATATCCATAAAGACAAGCTCATCGCCTTCTTTATAGGTATGCTGCATCGTGCTTTTTTCCAGATTCGCTTGGGGTACTGTTTCCCCAGCTCGGAACGTTTTTTCGACAACGCTGCCATTTTGGACACTTCTGAGTTTTGTCCGTACAAAGGCAGAGCCTTTGCCTGGCTTAACGTGGAGAAATTCGATCACTCGCCATACATTCCCGTCTAATACAATGGATACACCGGGTCGAAAGTCGTTACTAGATATCATGAAGCTTTCAAATTTGGGAAGACAATCGGCATTTATTGTACCCTTCAAGGGTCGTAATTAGTCATTAATCGTCAAGATATAACTTAAGGAACTGGAGAACAAGGGACCCAAACTCATAACTAGACCCAAATTATTCCCATTTAATCCCTAGTGCCTAGTCCCTAATCTCTAATTCCCCCATTACTCAGCACTCGTACTGTGGGAAGATGATTGATGGGTTAAGCCTAGTCAACAATTTCATGTTGCATTTGAGTTATTCCATCATGTTTAACATATTAAAATCTTGGCTGAAGAACAGCCTAATGGCAATATTGTTAGTAACAATATTTTTAGGCATAGGTACATCTGGCTGGACTCCTCCTAGTAATGCCGCCCTGCCAGCTGGAAATGCAATTACTGAGGGCAAGGCTTTATTAAGGTATGCACTCCCCATAGACAATAAACCAGTCCGGCGATTGCAAGCCAGTTTAGAAGATATCGCTACCCAACTGCGGGCAAATCGGCGGTGGGGTGCTATGTCTAGCGATCTAAAAACAGCCTCACGCATTCTCGATAAACCTACCCAAATCCTAGCAAGCGTTCCCGAAGAACGCCAACCCCAAGCCGAAGCTTGGATTGCTGAGTTAAAATCTGGTGTAGATGCACTGCAAGAATCAGTAAAGGTTAAAGACAAAGAACAAATTCTCGCAGGTAGAAACAAACTGCTGGATATAGTCACCCAGTTAGAAGAGTCAATGGTGGAAGAATTCCCCTTTGAAGTGCCTGCCGAGTACAATAACCTCCCTCAACTCAAAGGTCGCGCTACAGTGGCTTTTGAAACCAACAAAGGCGACCTGACTATGGTCGTCGATGGTTATAGCGCCCCTGTGACAGCTGGCAACTTTGTAGATTTAGTCCAGCGAGGTTTTTATGACGGCTTAGAATTTACCCGTTCTGAAGAATCTTACGTCCTCCAAACCGGAGATCCCACGGGAAAAGAAGTAGGTTTCATTGACCCAAAAACTAACAAATACCGTGCCGTTCCTTTAGAAATTTTGGTGGAAGGCGACGAGGAACCCACCTATGGCATTACTCTTGAAGAAGCTGGGCGTTATCTAGATATGCCTGTTTTGCCTTTTTCTTCCTTTGGCGCATTGGCAATGGCTCGCCCCGAAACAGAAGCAAATGGAGGTTCCTCGCAATTTTTCTTCTTTTTGTTTGAGCCAGAACTTACTCCAGCCGGACGAAACCTGTTAGATGGTCGTTATGCCGTTTTTGGTTATCTCACCGAAGGCAAAGAAATTTTGGATAAGCTCAAGGAAGGTGACAAAATTGAATCGGCAACTGTGGTTCAAGGAATCGAAAATTTAGTTCAGCCACAAGCGTAGAAGATGAATGAGACGCGATTCATCGCGTCTGTACAAAAAATGTAGATATGAGCGTTTGAGGAGTGGTTCATTCATACTCCTCTTTTTTTTAATTGAGATTACCTGCGTCTAAAATTTGCTCGACAGCGATCGCTAACTCTGGAAAAGTCTGTGATATTATCTGCTGATTGGCAGTAAACACTGTTTCTTCATACAGTCCTTCCTCCAGTAATAAAACTGAAATTTTCCCCTCTAATGGATCTACAATCCAATATTCAGGAACCTCCAATGCTGCATATTCAGACCGCTTATAGCGATAGTCTCTTTTTACCGACTCTGGACTAACCACCTCTACAATTAACAAAGGCGGTGACTGAAATACTGCCGAAACATTCATCAATTCTCTTGCTTGTTCCAGAGTCACTACACACAAGTCAGTCAAGCGAGACTTAGTTTGACCCGTTCTTACGCCGCTTTCCCGAATACATAGCCAAGGTAAGCTACAACGTTTGATTTCTGCATCCATCACTTGCTCAAGTAATTTGGCAATCAGAAAATGTTGAATAGTCGGCGGATTCATTAACTCTAACCTGCCATCTACCAATTCATAATGAGAACTGTTGCCATCATCATAAGTTAAATACTCCTCAAAAGTGATGCTGGTTACTGGTGTTGTTACCATCCCAACTGACTCCTAGACGATACCTTTATCCTAACTTCAGGGAGCAGGGAGTAAAGAATTTTGGATTTTGGATTTGCAATTTTAGATTGCAGTCTAATCCAAAATCTAAAATCTAAAATCTAAAATTGATTGACTAATGACTAAAGTTCAAGATATTGGCGAACAAGGGGTTTTAGCAAAATTGCAGCGTTTCTGTCCCCCTGGAATGATTGGCGATGATGCAGCAGTACTGTTAACTGCACCAGATAAATCTTTAGTAGTGACAACAGATGTCCTTGTTGATGGCGTGCATTTTAGCAATGTCACCACATCTCCAGAAGATGCAGGTTGGCGGGCTGTGGCTGCTAATTTATCCGATTTGGCCGCAATGGGGGCTTTCCCTATAGGAATTACCGTCGGTTTGGGACTCCCTGGGGAACTTATGGTGAGTTGGGTTGAGCGCTTATACCAGGGAATGACAGAATGCCTCCAGAAATACAATACCGTAATTGTGGGCGGTGACATTGTGCGATCGCCTGTAACCACTATTTCTATTACCGCCTTTGGTCAAGTTGATCCCCAGAAGATTATCCGACGTGATGCGGCTCAAGTGGGTGACGCGATCGTTGTCACAGGTGTTCACGGAGCATCCCACGCTGGCTTACAGTTGCTCTTGCATCCCGAATTAAAGCAAAACCTCACCGATGCCGAACAAAGGATATTCATCACAGCACACCAGCGTCCGCAGCCCAGATTAGATGTTTTACCCACACTCTGGGAAATTCCCACATTCTACCCCCCATCTCCCCATCCCTCTATTGCGGGCATGGACAGCAGCGACGGCTTGGCAGATGCAATTTTGCAAATTTGCCACACCAGTGGTGTTGGCGCTGTGCTAGAAGCCAGCCAAATCCCCTTACCAGCAACTTTTAGCCACTGGCTCACACCAGACCAAGCTCTGGAATATGCCCTTTACGGCGGAGAAGACTTTGAATTAGTCCTGTGCTTACCAGAAGTTATCGCCCATACTTTGGTGACCAAACTCGGTGACCGCGCCGCTATAGTCGGAACCATTACCACAGGTTCCCAAGTAATACTGCACGACCAACAGAAAAAACTCCCCGACCAAGTTTTAACTCTCAGCCGGGGATTTCAACATTTCACTTAATAGCCCACATTCACTAATGACTAAATACTAAGCCCACTTTGCGGCTACTAGTTCTGCCAAATCTAGAACTCGTTGGCTGTAACCCCACTCATTGTCATACCACGCCATCACCTTCACCAAGTCATTACCCATGACGATGGTTAAGCTGGAATCGATAATCGAAGAAGCATCAGTACCTTGATAATCAGAAGATACCAATTGTAGTTCGCTGTAGTCCAAAATCCCTTTGAGTGAACCTTCTGAGGCCTCTTTGAGCGCTTGATTAACTTCTTCAGTAATAGTACGCTTCTCCACCTGAACTACGAAATCTACCATTGAGACGTTTGGGGTAGGTACACGTAAAGCCACACCATTCAGCTTACCTTTAAGGTCTGGGATGACCAGCGCTACTGCTTTTGCCGCACCAGTCGAGGTGGGGACAATGTTAATAGCTGCTGCTCTCGCCCGTCGCAAATCCCGGTGAGAAGCGTCTAGCAAGCGCTGGTCGCCAGTGTAGCTGTGAGTGGTGGTCATCGTGCCTTTGATGATCCCAAATTTATCGTTCAACACTTTCGCTATAGGAGCCAAGCAGTTGGTAGTACAGCTGGCGTTACTAATGACGTGGTGCTGGTTGTGGTCATAGTCGTGATGATTCACTCCCATCACAAAAGTACCATCCTCGTTTTTACCAGGAGCGGTGATCAGAACTTTTTTGGCTCCAGCATTTATATGCTTCTGTGCGCCATCCCGACTGGTAAATACGCCTGTTGCTTCGATAATCAGGTCAATTTCCCACTCTTTCCAGGGCAAGTTTTCCGGGTTGCGATCCGATACGCATTTGATGGTCTTACCGTTAACGATGATCGAATTATCATCGGCGCTAATGTCAGCATTCTTTAACTTCCCAAGCATTGAGTCATACTTTAGGAGGTGAGCATTGGTTCTAGGATCTGATGTGTCGTTAATAGCTATCAGTTCAATGTTGCTATTTTCTCTGCCTACCCAGCAGCGTGCAAAGTTACGTCCAATACGCCCAAAACCATTGATTGCGACTCTAATCACAGTGTCTTACCCTCTGTATTTATGCCTATAAATTGATATCTTTGAACCCAATCATATCGCAAAGGGGGGGGGTATTAATAACCATAAAGTGTTTGATCAATAAAAAAAACACATATTTTATTCAGATTTAGCTGAGTAAAGGCTGTGAGTCGTGATGTACGATCTGACCGATTCTGGGACTAAATAGCGGATTGACTGGTTTTCGCGGCAAAGTTTACGAACTAGACTTGACGAAATTCCTACTAAAGGTATATTCAATAATTGCCAGTGAATAGTCAACGACTGATATGTTAGTTGTTGTTCCACTTGCTTGCAGATTAGCTCGCTTTGAGCTATAGTCTCACCACCTAGCAGTCGGGGTGCGATTAACCAATCGCACATTTGTGCTACTTCGTGTCCACGGTACCAACGGGGTAAGGTTCTAAATGTATCCAAACCCACAATCGAGTACCAGTGAGTATTTGAATAACAACTAGATAAGTCCATCAAGGTATTGATGGCATAGGAAGTCCCAGAGTGTTTTGCCTCTATTCGGGAGACAGTAAATGCTGGGTTTTCTCCCGTGGCTAATTTCAGCATTTGCCAGCGATGTTCAAACAAAATTGCTTTTTTATGAGGAGGGTTTAGTGATGGTACCCAAATTACCTTTTCTAGGGGGACTTGATTCAAAGCTGTTTGGGCTAAGAGTAAGTGTCCCCAATGAATTGGATCAAATGTGCCACCAAAGATTCCTATTTGCTGCATTCAGTCATGCCTAAACTTGATGTGATTTCCCCAGGTTTTAATACAAATATACTATGATGCTCAACTCGCGCCTGAACATGATGCAATTTTAAAACAGTTTCACTACCAATGTATTACTGTAGCCAACACCAGTAAGGATTTGAGAAAGATGTATTTGAAACTACAATATTTTCTATCCCGATGCGGCAGAAACTTCCAGAATAATCTTTATAACAGTTCAGAAATAGCAAAAACCTCCAACAAAGGTAAAATCATTCTCAATCAGCAAAACAATAGAGGAAAATAATCCGAACATCAGGTATAAACAAGATGCAAGCGCAGTTACGGTAAAAATCAAATTCCTGTTATGATACGCGTGTCATTTGTGATTATGGTGTGGTGTAAGAGGGCTAATCAATGAGTAATTATGTAGATTTTAGTGGCAGACCATTTCATTTCATTGGAATTGGTGGCATAGGAATGTCTGCCCTAGCATACGTTCTGGCAAAGCGTCAAATACCAGTATCAGGTTCGGATCTTCGTCCAACCCATATAACGAGCAAATTGGAATCCATCGGAACCAATATTTTTGATAGACAAGAGGCCAGTAATCTCGAATTCTTTCGATCTAGTGAATCAGGTAATAGAGTATTATTAACCTCGTCAGAAATATTAGCTCCTACTAGCAAGTCAACGCTGCCTCAAGTTGTTTGTTCAACAGCAATTAATGACAATAATTTGGAATACAAAGCAGCGCTGGAATTAGGATGTCCAATTTTACATCGTTCAGATGTACTAGCTGCCTTGATTTCAGATTACTATA comes from the Nodularia sp. NIES-3585 genome and includes:
- the nadD gene encoding nicotinate (nicotinamide) nucleotide adenylyltransferase, whose protein sequence is MQQIGIFGGTFDPIHWGHLLLAQTALNQVPLEKVIWVPSLNPPHKKAILFEHRWQMLKLATGENPAFTVSRIEAKHSGTSYAINTLMDLSSCYSNTHWYSIVGLDTFRTLPRWYRGHEVAQMCDWLIAPRLLGGETIAQSELICKQVEQQLTYQSLTIHWQLLNIPLVGISSSLVRKLCRENQSIRYLVPESVRSYITTHSLYSAKSE